Proteins co-encoded in one Gouania willdenowi chromosome 1, fGouWil2.1, whole genome shotgun sequence genomic window:
- the LOC114471677 gene encoding uncharacterized protein LOC114471677 translates to MAAGVMRNLVIGPHTPAFYHDIFQQRDLHEKPVDKPEEREEEEEEEDDEEECSETVDDDDDEGPEEVWALDVTKQLLRFADLISRDVQRYFGSGDQDGCVIYSEPVSVSTSGRLRYYDDLLKIAGTVSGEESRARVPGSSDLGPLAELFHHSGPGPSRGQPMIKRLLPLSFWTEPRPCCSIDTYSTTPTDTHSHSTGNTYTDQYEPLPHQSSPTITSSQPDFSDLLANWDPEIIHTH, encoded by the coding sequence ATGGCAGCAGGTGTTATGAGAAACTTGGTCATTGGGCCTCACACTCCAGCCTTCTACCACGACATCTTTCAGCAGCGAGACCTACATGAGAAGCCTGTGGACAAGCCTgaggagagagaagaagaggaggaggaggaggatgatgaggaggagtGTTCAGAGActgtggatgatgatgatgatgagggtcCAGAGGAGGTCTGGGCTCTGGATGTCACCAAACAGCTGCTCAGGTTTGCAGACCTCATCAGTCGGGATGTGCAGCGTTACTTTGGCTCCGGTGACCAAGACGGCTGTGTCATCTACAGCGAGCCCGTCTCTGTCAGCACCAGTGGGCGTCTTCGTTACTATGACGACCTGCTGAAAATTGCCGGAACCGTAAGTGGCGAGGAGAGCAGAGCACGTGTTCCTGGCAGCAGTGACCTGGGGCCCCTGGCTGAGCTGTTCCACCACAGCGGGCCGGGCCCCAGCCGAGGACAACCCATGATCAAACGCCTCCTGCCCCTCAGCTTCTGGACCGAGCCCCGGCCCTGCTGCTCCATAGACACCTACAGCACCACACCCaccgacacacactcacacagcacCGGCAACACATACACAGACCAGTATGAGCCACTCCCCCACCAGAGCTCCCCCACCATTACCAGCTCACAGCCAGACTTCAGTGACCTGCTGGCTAACTGGGATCCAGagatcatacacacacactga